A genomic stretch from Malus domestica chromosome 15, GDT2T_hap1 includes:
- the LOC114821513 gene encoding pathogenesis-related protein 1-like, with protein sequence MTSTGSRVTILATIVCIFMCLEAAQARHHIRRAPTANPHDFLKVHNNLRWKIGLPPLVWDENLAAVARIYTKQRASMDCRMVHSTGPYGENIFWGGGNQPWGARFAAKSWSHEKLFYDYQTDSCKTGQMCGHYTQMVWKDTKRLGCAREVCRNGAGELIICNYDPPGNWVGEKPY encoded by the coding sequence atgaCGTCAACGGGAAGCCGAGTAACTATTTTAGCAACTATCGTATGCATTTTCATGTGTCTTGAGGCCGCACAAGCTCGTCATCATATTCGCCGTGCTCCGACAGCGAACCCTCATGATTTTCTGAAGGTTCACAACAATTTACGATGGAAAATTGGCCTACCGCCCTTGGTGTGGGACGAAAACCTAGCAGCGGTTGCTAGGATTTACACGAAACAGAGAGCGAGCATGGACTGCAGGATGGTACACTCAACGGGGCCTTACGGGGAGAACATCTTCTGGGGCGGCGGGAATCAGCCATGGGGGGCGAGGTTTGCGGCGAAGTCGTGGTCACACGAGAAGTTGTTCTATGATTACCAGACGGATAGTTGTAAAACCGGGCAGATGTGTGGGCATTATACGCAAATGGTGTGGAAGGACACGAAGCGTCTGGGTTGTGCACGAGAGGTTTGCAGAAATGGAGCCGGGGAGCTCATCATATGTAACTATGATCCGCCAGGAAATTGGGTTGGAGAGAAACCCTATTAG
- the LOC114821512 gene encoding uncharacterized protein, whose translation MPNPKLPLPIIVFVIIAVVITSFPPSLAPQPSNSPSSSKWAPRFLGKFSTTTPKPRPPHRQQQQPKIRYETRYFAQRLDHFSFTDTPKFQHRYLINTEHWVGAQRLGPIFFYCGNEGGIEWFAENTGFVWELAPRFGAMVLFPEHRYYGESMPYGSEEEAYKNASTLSFLTAEQALADFAVLITELKRNLSAEGCPVVLFGGSYGGMLAAWMRLKYPHIAIGALASSAPILQFEDIVPTETFYNIVSNDFRRESSSCFNTIKESWDALVTEGQKDNGLVQLTKTFRLCRELKKIDDLSDWLDSAYSYLAMVNYPYPAEFVMPLPGDPIKEVCRKIDDCPDGTSTLERVFEGVSIFYNYTGQAECFELEDTSDVGTDGWNWQACTEMVMPMSSGPDTSMFPTYDFNLSAFEDECLKNYNVKPRPTWITTEYGGHDIKVTLKAFGSNIIFSNGLLDPWSGGSVLQNVSETIIALVAEEGAHHLDLRFSTKDDPKWLIEQRETEIKLIEGWIEKFYQERKADFDM comes from the exons ATGCCAAACCCCAAACTTCCTCTCCCGATCATCGTCTTCGTCATCATCGCCGTCGTCATCACTTCATTCCCGCCCTCCCTTGCACCGCAACCGTCCAATTCCCCCTCCTCCTCCAAATGGGCCCCACGCTTCCTGGGCAAATTCTCAACTACTACGCCAAAACCTCGACCGCCTCACCGGCAACAACAGCAACCGAAAATCCGATACGAAACCCGATATTTCGCTCAGCGGCTTGACCACTTCAGCTTCACGGACACCCCGAAGTTCCAGCATCGGTATCTGATCAACACCGAGCACTGGGTGGGCGCACAGCGGCTTGGCCCCATCTTCTTCTACTGCGGCAACGAAGGCGGCATCGAGTGGTTCGCCGAAAACACGGGCTTCGTCTGGGAGCTTGCCCCTCGCTTCGGGGCCATGGTTCTCTTTCCCGAA CACCGGTACTATGGAGAGTCTATGCCGTACGGGAGTGAGGAAGAGGCGTATAAGAATGCCAGTACACTGTCGTTTCTTACCGCCGAGCAAGCCCTAGCCGATTTCGCTGTACTAATCACGGAGCTCAAGCGAAATTTATCGGCGGAAGGTTGCCCGGTGGTGCTCTTCGGTGGATCGTATGGCGGAA TGTTAGCAGCTTGGATGAGGCTTAAGTATCCTCACATTGCAATTGGTGCACTTGCTTCTTCCGCGCCGATTCTTCAATTTGAAGATATTGTGCCAACAGAAACGTTTTACAACATTGTTTCTAATGATTTCAGG CGCGAAAGTAGTAGCTGCTTTAACACTATAAAAGAGTCATGGGATGCACTAGTAACTGAGGGACAGAAGGATAATGGCCTTGTCCAGCTGACAAAAACTTTCCGCTTATGTCG tgaattaaagaagatagaTGATCTTTCGGACTGGTTAGACTCAGCATATAGCTATTTGGCAATGGTTAACTACCCATATCCTGCTGAATTTGTAATGCCTTTGCCTGGAGACCCCATAAAGGAG GTTTGCAGAAAGATTGACGATTGTCCTGATGGGACTAGCACACTGGAGCGTGTATTTGAAGGAGTAAGCATTTTCTATAATTACACTGGACAAGCTGAATGTTTTGAGCTGGAGGATACTTCCGATGTTGGcacagatggttggaattggCAG GCGTGCACAGAAATGGTTATGCCAATGTCTAGTGGTCCGGATACCAGCATGTTTCCAACCTATGATTTTAATCTCTCTGCTTTTGAAGACGAATGCTTGAAGAATTATAATGTGAAACCAAGGCCTACGTGGATCACAACAGAATATGGCGGACAT GATATTAAGGTCACCTTGAAAGCGTTTGGAAGCAACATCATTTTCTCCAATGGCTTATTGGATCCTTGGAGTGGTGGCAG TGTCCTACAAAATGTATCGGAAACTATCATCGCTCTTGTGGCTGAAGAAG gTGCGCATCACTTAGATCTGCGTTTTTCGACAAAAGACGATCCTAAGTGGTTGATTGAGCAAAGGGAAACTGAAATTAAGCTGATAGAAGGCTGGATCGAAAAATTCTACCAAGAACGGAAAGCAGATTTTGACATGTAG